From Desulfatiglans anilini DSM 4660, one genomic window encodes:
- a CDS encoding transposase: MTKIQSWEVSDAFWERVKPLVPAPERDPQKSYKRKIGGGRKPMPPRQIFEAIMYVLRTGCQWKALPKERFGSPSAIHTHFM; the protein is encoded by the coding sequence ATGACAAAAATTCAGTCGTGGGAGGTATCCGATGCCTTTTGGGAAAGGGTTAAGCCCCTTGTGCCGGCGCCCGAGCGGGATCCACAAAAATCTTACAAGCGCAAAATCGGCGGGGGAAGAAAGCCGATGCCCCCCCGGCAGATTTTTGAAGCCATCATGTACGTGCTCAGAACCGGCTGTCAGTGGAAAGCGCTTCCCAAAGAACGTTTCGGAAGTCCCAGCGCGATCCACACCCATTTCATGC